The proteins below come from a single Candidatus Polarisedimenticolia bacterium genomic window:
- the pilQ gene encoding type IV pilus secretin PilQ — translation MSSWRIAALLALLAAMAGCAGTPPASEPANQAAPTPASVTIGSVEQASHDGETRVTLKGNFPFSYTSYEPDASSMVLELLDVDATPIAGLTSIDSPEVESLETTIKGEGQEGGKISQVTFHFKRPTVHQLRTQGNDLVLVFQPDPLRASFKEGTGAEVTSASGDAAPALPEAGASADKLSAAQSAALEAAPAAKALLAVVAKGPDAKRTVQLKTDGKVTYKAFELSNPSRLVVDLEDVMSRVPPAQRSLAPKSDFLGRVRVAQFATAPQKIARVVFDLKGERAYEIVPGADGLLVDFSDAVTARKNGSAPATLIAAAPEAKPTEPALPAGKSEPKQATAVATPSEPPTDSEASSLGVNLAAQTPEAETPGLTPIAASTTPPERIAAGEAPDSTEAPSTDLVPMKAVPHERVSKVTNITSPQSRFAARTISDGNQRYTGKKISLNFKDADLKDVFRIFHEISGYNIVLDPSVSGNVTIVLENVPEDQALDIILKNNGLDKIFENNVIRIASTTKLSQEAAARKTLQEAKELEEQPTTFTRALSYARAKDVAPIVKRIMSKRGDVSTDDRTNTLIISDIAAKRDPISRLIDSLDEQTPQVSIEARIVETDRQFERDLGVTWGMNARFDPSLGTQTGLQFPHTADISYDVNVPPPASANTLGINFGNVLNSFNLNMQLDAFELSGDVKILSAPKVVTQNNQTAVIEQGTQIPIVNTTATEINVEFVSASLRLEVTPQITKEGTVSMLVKVENNSPNFVNRVGDVPPINTQRAQTQIMVGDGGTAVIGGIFKVNDAVTETGVPGLRKIPGLGWLFKSKTINRENAELLIFITPRILKKV, via the coding sequence ATGAGTTCCTGGAGGATTGCCGCGCTGCTGGCGCTGCTGGCGGCGATGGCGGGTTGCGCGGGCACTCCGCCGGCCAGCGAGCCCGCTAATCAAGCCGCACCGACGCCGGCGTCGGTGACCATCGGATCGGTGGAGCAGGCGTCGCACGACGGGGAGACCCGCGTCACCCTGAAGGGCAATTTCCCGTTCAGCTACACGTCCTACGAGCCGGACGCGTCCTCCATGGTGCTGGAACTCCTCGACGTGGATGCGACCCCGATTGCCGGATTGACCTCGATCGACAGCCCCGAGGTCGAGAGCCTCGAGACGACCATCAAGGGAGAAGGCCAGGAAGGCGGCAAGATCTCGCAGGTCACCTTCCATTTCAAGCGGCCCACCGTGCACCAGCTGCGGACCCAGGGGAACGATCTGGTGCTGGTGTTCCAGCCCGACCCGCTGCGCGCCTCCTTCAAGGAGGGGACGGGCGCCGAGGTGACCTCGGCCTCCGGCGACGCGGCGCCGGCACTGCCCGAGGCGGGCGCGTCCGCCGACAAGCTGTCGGCCGCGCAGAGTGCGGCCCTGGAAGCCGCTCCTGCGGCGAAAGCGCTGCTGGCGGTGGTGGCCAAGGGTCCGGATGCGAAGCGCACGGTGCAGCTGAAGACCGACGGCAAGGTGACCTACAAGGCCTTCGAGCTCAGCAATCCGAGCCGGCTGGTGGTCGATCTCGAAGACGTGATGAGCCGCGTGCCGCCGGCGCAGCGCTCGCTGGCCCCCAAGTCCGATTTCCTGGGGAGGGTCCGGGTGGCGCAGTTCGCCACGGCGCCCCAGAAGATTGCGCGAGTGGTCTTCGACCTGAAGGGTGAGCGCGCCTACGAGATCGTTCCGGGCGCCGATGGGCTGTTGGTCGACTTCAGCGACGCGGTGACGGCGCGCAAGAACGGCTCCGCCCCGGCGACCCTGATCGCGGCGGCCCCCGAGGCCAAGCCGACCGAGCCGGCCTTACCCGCCGGAAAGTCCGAGCCCAAGCAGGCGACGGCGGTCGCGACCCCCAGCGAGCCGCCCACGGATTCCGAGGCGAGCAGCCTGGGCGTCAACCTGGCGGCCCAGACGCCGGAAGCCGAGACCCCGGGATTGACGCCGATCGCCGCTTCGACGACACCCCCCGAGAGAATTGCCGCGGGAGAGGCCCCCGATTCCACCGAGGCGCCATCCACCGACCTGGTTCCGATGAAGGCGGTGCCCCACGAGCGCGTCTCCAAGGTGACCAACATCACCAGCCCGCAGTCCCGCTTCGCGGCCCGCACCATCTCCGACGGCAACCAGAGGTACACGGGGAAGAAGATCTCCCTGAACTTCAAGGACGCCGATCTGAAGGATGTGTTCCGCATTTTCCACGAGATCAGCGGCTACAACATCGTGCTGGATCCCAGCGTCTCCGGGAACGTCACCATCGTCCTGGAGAACGTTCCCGAGGACCAGGCGCTGGACATCATCCTGAAGAACAACGGTCTCGACAAGATCTTCGAGAACAACGTCATCCGCATCGCCAGCACCACGAAGCTGTCGCAGGAAGCGGCGGCCCGCAAGACGCTGCAGGAGGCCAAGGAGCTCGAGGAACAGCCCACGACCTTCACGCGCGCTCTGAGCTACGCGCGCGCCAAGGACGTCGCCCCCATCGTCAAGCGCATCATGTCGAAGCGCGGCGACGTGTCGACCGACGATCGGACCAACACCCTGATCATCTCGGACATCGCGGCCAAGCGCGACCCGATCAGCCGTCTCATCGACTCCCTCGACGAGCAGACCCCGCAGGTGTCGATCGAGGCGCGCATCGTGGAGACCGACCGGCAGTTCGAGCGCGACCTGGGCGTCACCTGGGGAATGAACGCGCGCTTCGACCCCTCGCTGGGGACCCAGACCGGGCTGCAGTTCCCGCACACCGCGGATATCAGCTACGATGTGAACGTCCCGCCGCCGGCCTCGGCCAACACGCTGGGCATCAACTTCGGCAACGTGCTGAACTCGTTCAACCTCAACATGCAGCTGGATGCCTTCGAGCTGAGCGGCGACGTGAAGATCCTGTCGGCGCCGAAGGTCGTGACCCAGAACAACCAGACGGCGGTCATCGAGCAGGGCACCCAGATTCCGATCGTCAACACCACCGCCACGGAGATCAACGTGGAGTTCGTCTCGGCCTCTCTGCGGCTGGAAGTGACCCCGCAGATCACCAAGGAAGGGACCGTGAGCATGCTGGTCAAGGTGGAGAACAACTCGCCGAACTTCGTCAACCGGGTCGGCGACGTTCCGCCCATCAATACCCAGCGCGCCCAGACCCAGATCATGGTGGGCGACGGCGGGACGGCCGTCATCGGCGGAATCTTCAAGGTCAACGACGCCGTGACCGAGACCGGCGTTCCCGGGCTGCGCAAGATCCCCGGGCTGGGCTGGCTCTTCAAGAGCAAGACCATCAACCGGGAGAACGCCGAGCTGCTCATCTTCATCACGCCTAGGATTCTGAAGAAAGTCTAG
- the accC gene encoding acetyl-CoA carboxylase biotin carboxylase subunit yields MFKKILIANRGEIALRILWACRELGIATVAVHSEADNDALHVRYADEDVCIGPPRSSESYLNISSVIAAAEITDADAIHPGYGFLAENAHFAEVCEACKIKFIGPSPAVIRQMGDKAKARELMERAGVPCVPGSRGILSGEGEAVALARKIGFPVIVKASAGGGGRGMRIARSEEELKTAIQTAMNEAKKAFDVADVYLEKYIEDPRHVEFQILSDEHGSAVHLGERECSIQRRHQKLVEESPSMALTPKLRKKMADAALAGARAVRYQNAGTIEFLLAPDGKFYFIEMNTRIQVEHPVTEMVTGIDLVKEQIRIAAGEPLGYGQEEIGFRGHAIECRVNAEDAESFIPSPGRISTFNMTGGPGVRVDSAAHADSVIPPYYDSLVAKVIAHGNTRMESVSRMRRLLDLMVVEGIKTTIPLLRRIMTDRDFLEGRISTHYLERLLAGGRAAAAGS; encoded by the coding sequence GTGTTCAAGAAGATCCTGATCGCCAATCGCGGCGAGATCGCGCTGCGCATCCTGTGGGCCTGCCGGGAGCTCGGCATCGCCACGGTCGCCGTTCACTCCGAGGCCGACAACGACGCGCTCCATGTCCGCTACGCCGATGAGGACGTCTGCATCGGCCCGCCGCGCAGCTCGGAGAGCTACCTCAACATCAGCAGCGTGATTGCCGCGGCGGAGATCACCGACGCCGACGCGATCCATCCGGGCTACGGATTCCTGGCCGAGAACGCACACTTCGCGGAAGTGTGCGAAGCCTGCAAGATCAAGTTCATCGGCCCATCCCCCGCCGTGATCCGGCAGATGGGCGACAAAGCCAAGGCCCGCGAGCTGATGGAGCGGGCCGGCGTCCCCTGCGTGCCCGGAAGCCGGGGGATCCTCTCGGGCGAAGGCGAAGCCGTCGCCCTGGCCCGCAAGATCGGCTTTCCGGTGATCGTCAAGGCCTCGGCGGGCGGCGGCGGGCGCGGAATGCGCATCGCCCGCAGCGAGGAGGAGCTGAAGACGGCCATCCAGACCGCCATGAACGAGGCCAAGAAGGCGTTCGACGTGGCCGACGTCTACCTCGAGAAGTACATCGAGGATCCGCGCCACGTGGAGTTCCAGATTCTCTCCGACGAGCATGGGAGCGCGGTGCACCTGGGCGAGCGCGAATGCTCGATCCAGCGGCGCCACCAGAAGCTGGTCGAGGAATCGCCCTCCATGGCGCTGACCCCGAAGCTGCGCAAGAAAATGGCCGATGCGGCACTCGCCGGGGCCCGCGCGGTGCGCTACCAGAATGCCGGCACGATCGAATTCCTGCTGGCGCCCGACGGAAAGTTCTACTTCATCGAGATGAACACGCGCATCCAGGTCGAGCACCCGGTGACGGAGATGGTCACCGGAATCGACCTGGTCAAGGAGCAGATCCGGATCGCCGCCGGCGAGCCGCTGGGATACGGCCAGGAGGAGATCGGCTTCCGGGGACACGCCATCGAATGCCGAGTCAACGCCGAGGACGCGGAGAGCTTCATCCCTTCTCCGGGGCGGATCAGCACCTTCAACATGACGGGAGGTCCGGGGGTCCGGGTCGACAGCGCGGCGCACGCCGACTCCGTGATCCCTCCCTACTACGACTCCCTGGTGGCCAAGGTCATCGCGCACGGCAACACCCGGATGGAGTCGGTGTCACGCATGCGCCGGCTGCTCGACCTGATGGTGGTCGAAGGGATCAAGACCACGATTCCGCTGCTGCGGCGCATCATGACGGATCGCGATTTCCTGGAAGGCCGAATCTCCACCCATTATCTGGAGCGACTGCTCGCCGGCGGGCGAGCGGCGGCGGCCGGCTCCTAG
- a CDS encoding tetratricopeptide repeat protein → MTRVDELRSRWQREPFSRAFLPLAEEYRRLGKLVEAERVAREGLQRHPTYHSAKVLLGRVLLDLDRLEEAAAEFRSVLEAEPRNLLAGRLLAGIQRSQGRWAEALETFRRLQIFYPDDPDVRAQVYQLERGPEEASGTPTPTPSSSAAPPDALATNTLAEIYLGQGLVDRAVGVYENMLRADPDNQALRRRLREIQKGGAVATAAAPDAPKSAAPPADPRQRVILGLQQWLIGIQRG, encoded by the coding sequence GTGACCCGAGTCGACGAGCTGAGATCACGCTGGCAGCGCGAGCCTTTCTCCCGCGCCTTCCTGCCGCTGGCGGAAGAGTACCGCCGCCTGGGAAAGCTGGTGGAGGCGGAGCGCGTGGCGCGCGAAGGGCTGCAGCGCCATCCCACCTACCATTCCGCCAAGGTCCTCCTGGGACGCGTGCTGCTGGACCTGGACCGGCTCGAAGAGGCGGCGGCAGAGTTCCGCTCGGTGCTGGAAGCCGAGCCGCGCAACCTGCTGGCGGGCCGGCTCCTGGCGGGCATCCAGCGAAGCCAGGGACGGTGGGCGGAGGCGCTGGAGACGTTTCGCCGGCTGCAGATCTTCTATCCCGACGATCCCGACGTGCGCGCGCAGGTTTACCAGCTGGAGCGCGGTCCGGAGGAGGCCTCCGGAACGCCGACGCCCACCCCGAGCAGCAGCGCGGCTCCGCCGGATGCGCTGGCCACCAACACGCTTGCCGAGATCTACCTCGGGCAGGGGCTGGTGGATCGCGCCGTGGGGGTCTACGAGAACATGCTGCGGGCGGACCCGGACAACCAGGCGCTGCGGCGGCGCCTGCGGGAGATCCAGAAGGGCGGCGCGGTGGCGACGGCCGCGGCGCCGGATGCCCCCAAGTCGGCGGCGCCCCCCGCTGACCCGCGGCAGCGCGTCATCCTGGGCCTGCAGCAATGGTTGATCGGCATCCAAAGGGGATGA
- a CDS encoding shikimate kinase gives MALPAPAQIYLVGFMGAGKTTVGAELAALLGWRFADLDAAIVSREGLSVDEIFRSGGEPRFRAVERDVLITLTSMPSLVVATGGGTYVAEANRSLVEAAGVSVWLQVSLAEAVRRCAGGPARPLWGARADLESLYRYRTEFYRCARIAVDTDGETPARVSRRILNEMEGLGIAR, from the coding sequence GTGGCTCTCCCGGCGCCGGCGCAGATCTATCTGGTGGGTTTCATGGGCGCCGGGAAGACGACGGTCGGAGCGGAGCTCGCGGCCCTTTTGGGATGGCGCTTCGCCGATCTGGACGCCGCCATCGTCTCCCGCGAAGGGCTCAGCGTCGACGAGATCTTCCGCTCCGGTGGCGAGCCGCGCTTCCGTGCCGTGGAGCGGGACGTCCTGATTACGCTGACATCGATGCCTTCCCTGGTGGTGGCGACCGGCGGAGGAACCTACGTCGCGGAGGCGAACCGCAGCCTGGTGGAGGCGGCGGGCGTCTCGGTCTGGTTGCAGGTCAGCCTCGCCGAGGCGGTGCGCCGGTGCGCCGGCGGGCCGGCCCGCCCTCTGTGGGGCGCCAGGGCCGACCTGGAGAGCCTGTACCGCTACCGCACCGAATTCTACCGATGCGCCCGGATCGCGGTGGACACCGACGGGGAGACCCCCGCCCGGGTGTCCCGCAGAATCCTAAATGAGATGGAAGGGCTCGGGATCGCGCGCTGA
- a CDS encoding PilN domain-containing protein, whose amino-acid sequence MIHINLLAEAKPTKTRTLKPGLQMPGNVPQNLLMIALVALSFVFVSWKWYSLRAEHVDLADRIVKAEKEKARLDEIIKKGDMYKAQRDLLNKKITLITQLKKNQSGPVHLLDEISRKLPDFLWLDSMSGTANNVTIAGKATTYNAVSNFYNNLTGSKFFDQVVLGPIAQTPQGITFSLTCKFLPSAVPAEGDQASAGL is encoded by the coding sequence ATGATCCATATCAACCTTCTCGCCGAAGCGAAGCCGACCAAGACCAGGACCCTCAAGCCGGGCCTGCAGATGCCCGGCAACGTCCCGCAGAACCTCCTCATGATCGCGCTCGTGGCCCTCAGCTTCGTGTTCGTCAGCTGGAAGTGGTACAGCCTGCGCGCGGAGCACGTCGATCTGGCCGACCGCATCGTGAAGGCGGAGAAGGAGAAGGCTCGGCTGGACGAGATCATCAAGAAGGGCGACATGTACAAGGCCCAGCGCGACCTGCTCAACAAGAAGATCACGCTGATCACGCAGCTCAAGAAGAACCAGAGCGGTCCGGTCCATCTCCTCGACGAGATCAGCCGCAAGCTCCCCGATTTCCTCTGGCTGGACTCCATGAGCGGCACGGCCAACAACGTGACGATTGCCGGGAAGGCCACCACCTACAACGCGGTCTCGAACTTCTATAACAACCTCACCGGGTCCAAGTTCTTCGACCAGGTGGTCCTGGGGCCCATCGCGCAGACGCCCCAGGGGATCACCTTTTCCCTGACCTGCAAGTTCCTGCCCTCGGCGGTGCCCGCCGAGGGGGATCAGGCCAGCGCGGGCCTCTAG
- a CDS encoding metallophosphoesterase family protein, with amino-acid sequence MRWKGSGSRADDPAGRSPIRILILSDLHANWEATRAALAAARDLGFDRAAVLGDLVGYGGSPEEVVREVRELAPEVVIRGNHDRVVSGIEDGEDFNFLAIQAALMNRRLLSEDSLRYLADLPSGPLPLLEGCIVVHGSPRDEDEYVVDVPEAAEIFQQTDFNLCLFGHTHIPCVFRRSASGTSRVFPAADGTRVALRPGERLLLNPGSVGQPRDEDPRASFLLLDDERREAVFHRVVYPIQQAQLRILEAGIPPLLAQRLERGV; translated from the coding sequence ATGAGATGGAAGGGCTCGGGATCGCGCGCTGACGACCCGGCCGGGAGATCTCCCATTCGTATCCTGATCCTGAGCGACCTTCACGCCAATTGGGAAGCGACGCGCGCCGCGCTGGCGGCGGCGCGGGATCTCGGCTTCGATCGCGCCGCTGTCCTGGGCGATCTGGTCGGCTACGGCGGCAGCCCCGAAGAGGTCGTGCGGGAAGTCCGGGAGCTCGCGCCCGAGGTGGTCATCCGCGGCAACCACGATCGGGTCGTATCGGGGATCGAGGACGGGGAAGACTTCAACTTCCTCGCCATCCAGGCGGCGCTGATGAATCGCCGGCTCCTTTCGGAGGACAGCCTGCGCTACCTCGCCGACCTGCCTTCCGGGCCGTTGCCCCTGCTCGAGGGGTGCATCGTGGTGCACGGCTCGCCACGCGACGAGGACGAGTATGTCGTCGATGTCCCCGAAGCGGCGGAAATCTTCCAGCAGACCGATTTCAACCTCTGCCTTTTCGGGCACACCCACATCCCGTGCGTTTTTCGGCGCAGCGCCTCCGGGACGAGCCGCGTCTTCCCGGCGGCGGATGGAACGCGTGTCGCGCTGCGCCCGGGGGAGCGGCTCCTGCTGAATCCGGGCTCGGTGGGACAGCCGCGCGACGAGGATCCGCGCGCTTCATTCCTCTTGTTGGACGACGAGCGTCGCGAGGCCGTGTTCCACCGGGTCGTCTATCCGATCCAGCAGGCCCAGCTGCGCATCCTCGAAGCCGGAATTCCGCCGCTTCTCGCCCAGAGGCTCGAGCGCGGCGTCTGA
- a CDS encoding thrombospondin type 3 repeat-containing protein yields the protein MFAVKRDAIRALVLAAVALGAVIACNNVADNPDHSDSVIQVMSATPVSSDPTNAAVSDSTTMTLAAQPRNPGATTFFNDVTLSSYTVGYSALLAPISGVIGSGFVPAGGTATLNLVVVPGASKFGGLAGNTINAHIEVEGEDFSGHDVSFSANVPITFTTTPDTDGDGVPDASDNCQLVFNPSQLDTFPVGGNGVGDCCDPTTPGYPACSP from the coding sequence ATGTTCGCCGTGAAACGAGACGCAATACGGGCCCTGGTCCTGGCCGCGGTGGCCCTGGGCGCAGTCATCGCCTGCAACAACGTGGCCGACAACCCGGATCACTCCGATTCGGTCATCCAGGTCATGAGCGCGACGCCGGTGTCCTCCGATCCCACGAACGCGGCGGTGAGCGACTCGACCACCATGACGCTCGCGGCCCAGCCGCGCAACCCCGGCGCCACCACCTTCTTCAATGACGTCACGCTGAGCAGCTACACGGTCGGCTACTCGGCGCTTCTCGCGCCGATCAGCGGCGTCATCGGCTCCGGGTTCGTTCCCGCCGGCGGCACCGCGACCCTCAACCTCGTGGTCGTGCCGGGCGCCTCGAAGTTCGGAGGGCTGGCCGGTAATACGATCAACGCGCACATCGAGGTTGAAGGCGAGGACTTCAGCGGTCACGACGTCTCCTTCAGCGCGAACGTCCCCATCACCTTCACCACGACACCCGATACCGACGGCGACGGCGTGCCGGACGCTTCCGACAATTGCCAGCTCGTCTTCAACCCGAGTCAGCTGGATACGTTCCCGGTCGGCGGCAACGGCGTGGGCGACTGCTGCGATCCGACGACCCCGGGCTATCCCGCCTGCAGCCCGTAG
- the pilO gene encoding type 4a pilus biogenesis protein PilO: protein MAMDFKNLPFWGQVTMVGALCAGLICVGYWAYPNFSQMKQQNLADAKRLEDLQADIRRGAAIEAKLPEFEKEIANLQRKLDDLLQILPTEPETGELLKWVKNLTDQSNLDLQRFDPGALKPVEFYREFPINMEVTGDYHDLGVFFDRISKYSRIINVDNVQIGTNSSGKGTIHSTFTATTFVYDDKAAKSQGGQP from the coding sequence ATGGCAATGGACTTCAAAAACCTTCCGTTCTGGGGCCAGGTGACGATGGTCGGGGCCCTCTGCGCGGGGCTCATCTGCGTGGGGTACTGGGCCTATCCCAACTTCAGCCAGATGAAGCAGCAGAATCTCGCGGATGCCAAGCGGCTGGAAGATCTGCAGGCCGACATCCGCCGCGGCGCCGCCATCGAGGCGAAGCTGCCCGAGTTCGAGAAGGAGATCGCCAACCTCCAGAGGAAGCTGGACGACCTGCTCCAGATCCTGCCCACGGAGCCCGAGACGGGCGAGCTGCTGAAGTGGGTCAAGAACCTCACGGATCAGTCCAACCTGGACCTGCAGCGCTTCGATCCGGGCGCCCTGAAGCCGGTCGAGTTCTACCGGGAGTTCCCGATCAACATGGAGGTGACGGGGGACTACCACGACCTGGGCGTGTTCTTCGATCGGATCAGCAAGTACTCGCGCATCATCAACGTCGACAACGTGCAGATCGGCACCAATTCCTCCGGGAAGGGGACCATCCACTCCACCTTCACCGCCACGACCTTCGTGTACGACGACAAAGCCGCGAAATCGCAGGGGGGCCAGCCATGA
- a CDS encoding roadblock/LC7 domain-containing protein, whose amino-acid sequence MFTEVLERLISGVDEAQGAAMIGVDGIPIAEFRLRPGIDLERIAAEVTSLIKAAVATGRALDHGLPKELLLKCQEAQTLLRAVTPEYYLCLVLDPQALTGRARYELEKASRRLEGELA is encoded by the coding sequence ATGTTTACCGAAGTTCTGGAAAGACTGATTTCCGGAGTCGACGAGGCGCAAGGGGCGGCGATGATCGGCGTGGACGGCATCCCGATCGCGGAGTTCCGGCTCCGCCCGGGCATCGACCTGGAGAGAATCGCCGCGGAAGTCACCTCCCTGATCAAGGCCGCGGTAGCGACCGGACGGGCGCTGGATCACGGACTGCCGAAGGAGCTGCTGCTCAAATGCCAGGAAGCCCAGACGCTGCTGCGCGCCGTCACTCCGGAGTACTACCTCTGCCTGGTGCTGGATCCCCAGGCGCTGACGGGCCGGGCCCGGTACGAACTCGAGAAAGCCTCCCGCCGCCTGGAGGGAGAGCTCGCCTGA
- the accB gene encoding acetyl-CoA carboxylase biotin carboxyl carrier protein — MDKEIKELIDFISHSNFVEFELEREGFKIKLVKADSRAVAPALAAAAPAPVPHPGAVASVAPAAPVAVPAPAAAAKSALHEVKSPLVGTFYRSPSPEAAAFTEVGRTVKSGQVLCIVEAMKLMNEIDSDADGVVEEILVSNGQPVEYGEVLFRIRPGSAA, encoded by the coding sequence GTGGACAAGGAAATCAAAGAGCTCATCGATTTCATCTCGCACAGCAATTTCGTCGAGTTCGAGCTGGAGCGCGAAGGCTTCAAGATCAAGCTGGTGAAGGCCGACTCCCGCGCTGTCGCGCCGGCGCTCGCGGCCGCCGCTCCCGCACCCGTGCCTCATCCGGGTGCCGTGGCGTCGGTCGCCCCGGCCGCTCCCGTGGCCGTGCCGGCTCCCGCAGCGGCGGCCAAGTCGGCGCTGCACGAGGTGAAATCGCCTCTGGTGGGGACTTTCTACCGCTCGCCCAGCCCCGAGGCGGCCGCCTTCACCGAGGTGGGCCGCACGGTCAAATCCGGGCAGGTTCTCTGCATCGTCGAAGCCATGAAGCTGATGAACGAGATCGATTCGGACGCCGACGGCGTCGTGGAGGAGATCCTGGTCTCCAACGGACAGCCGGTCGAGTACGGCGAGGTCCTGTTCCGCATCCGTCCCGGATCGGCCGCCTAG